GTTCTTGTGCTGTTTTGCTCATTTACCAAAACCCATTATTAACAAAACCAGTTAAAATTGAATAAGAACACTAAATCATTAACGGAACTTGATGGCAAGACGCTCTATTACAGTTTCCTTGCCGGAGCGCAGAAGATTTTCGAAAACCAGGTTCTGATCAACAAAATAAATGTTTTTCCGGTTGCCGATGCAGATACCGGAACCAATCTGGCCTCAACCATGCGGTCGATTGTTGACAGTCCAATTCCCACCGCTGACCTCAAAATGACAGCTGCTGCCCTGGCCGATGCTGCGCTTACAGGTGCAAGGGGAAACTCAGGGATTATTTTTGCCCAGTTTGTTTACGGTTTCAGCAATGAAATTCAGAAGCATGAAACCGTGAGTGTGGAAACATTCGCCGAAGTGGTCAAAAAGGCTGTAACCTATGCCTATGAAGCGATTGCCAATCCCATTGAGGGAACCATGATTACCGTAATCCGGGAATGGGCTGAGTTTATCTATATCCTCAAAGACTCCATCAAGGATTTTATTGAACTGCTTGCCCAGGCCTATCTGAAGGCACTCGAATCATTGCAGGCCACTACGGGACAACTAGCTGTGCTTAAGAAATCCAATGTGGTGGATGCCGGTGCCAAAGGATTTGTGGTTTTCCTGCAGGGCATGGTTGAATTTGTTAATGCCGGTGAACTCCGGAAGTTGCTTTCAGGACGTGAAACGGTTGTAATCGCCGATTCAGAAGTTGTTTCGCATGATGTGATTACCTACCGTTATTGCACCGAAGCCATGCTTGTTACTGACGAAAAGAAAAAGCCCGACCTTCAGATGATACGTAAGGGAATTGCCCATATGGGTGACTCCATGGTTGTAGCCGGATCTGCCAGGAAGATGCGGGTACATATACACACCGATCATCCGGCCAAGGTAATGAAGGTGCTTTCCAAATACGGATCAATCTCCTTTCAGAAGGTGGACGATATGGTCATGCAACAGGAAATCGCAACAAATCCGAAGTTTCCGGTTGCCATCGTCACCGATTCAACCTGCGATATACCGCAAGAACTGATTGAAAGATATCAGCTACAGGTTGTTCCTTTGAGTGTGCATTTCGGGGAGAACTATTTCCTCGACAGGCTGACGATCCTGCCGGCCCAGTTCTATTCAATGATCGACAAAGCCCCGGCTTACCCATCGACAGCGCAACCGGCTTACAAAGATTTCTTCAACAGGTATTCCTATCTGGCCAGCCATTATGATTCAATCATCGGCATCCATATCAGTGCATCTATGAGCGGGACCTGGAGCAACAGCTCCAAAGCCTCTCATGCGGTAGCTGAACACAGCGGAAAGAAGATCAGTGTCCTTAACTCAAAGCGTCTTTCCAGCGGATTGGGCCTGATTGTGCTCAGGGCGGCCAAAGCGCTCGAAAACGGGGCAACCCATGATGAAATTGTTTCTAAAATGGATACCTGGTCCAACAATACCAAAATTCTGGTTTCATCAAAAACCATTAAGTATATGGTGAAAAGTGGCAGGGTTAGCTATACCAAGGGATTGATCGGATCGCTGCTGAACCTGAAGCCAATTG
This sequence is a window from Lentimicrobium saccharophilum. Protein-coding genes within it:
- a CDS encoding DegV family protein codes for the protein MNKNTKSLTELDGKTLYYSFLAGAQKIFENQVLINKINVFPVADADTGTNLASTMRSIVDSPIPTADLKMTAAALADAALTGARGNSGIIFAQFVYGFSNEIQKHETVSVETFAEVVKKAVTYAYEAIANPIEGTMITVIREWAEFIYILKDSIKDFIELLAQAYLKALESLQATTGQLAVLKKSNVVDAGAKGFVVFLQGMVEFVNAGELRKLLSGRETVVIADSEVVSHDVITYRYCTEAMLVTDEKKKPDLQMIRKGIAHMGDSMVVAGSARKMRVHIHTDHPAKVMKVLSKYGSISFQKVDDMVMQQEIATNPKFPVAIVTDSTCDIPQELIERYQLQVVPLSVHFGENYFLDRLTILPAQFYSMIDKAPAYPSTAQPAYKDFFNRYSYLASHYDSIIGIHISASMSGTWSNSSKASHAVAEHSGKKISVLNSKRLSSGLGLIVLRAAKALENGATHDEIVSKMDTWSNNTKILVSSKTIKYMVKSGRVSYTKGLIGSLLNLKPIVTINNEGRSEAFGKPFTEKGSMELVIAKIRSMASERKIWGYSISHARNLSTANWYADRMREICGLEPEFINDASPVLGVNVGPGVVALSVMFED